One Fimbriiglobus ruber genomic window carries:
- a CDS encoding DUF4054 domain-containing protein: MGCIQYNDSAFRSLFPAYANTVLYPAAMVQAFWDTATAYVSNRKGGCYTGGMTVAQQTLALNQMTAHLLYLNGQIAAGNTPGVMTGATIDKISITLEPPPAPNAWQYWLQSSPYGQQLLALLQVVSAGGFYVTTSVPGQAGFRFGNGW; this comes from the coding sequence GTGGGCTGCATCCAGTACAACGATTCGGCCTTCCGGTCACTCTTCCCGGCGTACGCCAACACGGTCCTCTACCCGGCCGCGATGGTCCAGGCGTTCTGGGACACGGCGACGGCTTACGTCAGCAACCGTAAGGGCGGATGCTACACCGGCGGGATGACCGTCGCCCAGCAGACCCTGGCCCTCAACCAGATGACGGCCCACCTCCTCTACCTCAACGGTCAGATTGCGGCGGGAAACACTCCCGGCGTGATGACTGGTGCGACGATCGACAAGATCAGCATCACCCTGGAGCCACCGCCAGCACCGAACGCGTGGCAGTATTGGTTGCAATCCAGCCCCTACGGGCAGCAGCTGCTCGCGCTGTTACAGGTGGTTTCGGCGGGCGGCTTCTACGTCACGACGAGTGTTCCGGGGCAAGCCGGGTTCCGGTTCGGGAACGGCTGGTAA